A portion of the Thunnus albacares chromosome 5, fThuAlb1.1, whole genome shotgun sequence genome contains these proteins:
- the apex2 gene encoding DNA-(apurinic or apyrimidinic site) lyase 2, translating into MKVVTWNINGIRTFRGGIKKALDSLDADVICVQETKVTRDLLDERTAIVDGYNSYFSFSRGRSGYSGVATYCKDSATPFAAEEGLTGLLTNHEGAVGCYGDHTEFSSEELQLLDNEGRAVVTQHRVMCQDKMQTVTVINVYCPRADPEKPERKQFKLQFYKLLQCRAETILKDGSHVIVLGDVNTSHRPIDHCDPSDIDGFEENPGRKWLNGFLHGCAHEESNEEEPDEASEVTDTTHSGKFMDTFRYFHPTRTNAFTCWSTLTGARQTNYGTRIDYIFADCQLAKEQFLATDIMPEVEGSDHCPVWGQLSCSLLSSSKPPPLCTRYLPEFAGKQQKLSRFLVKVDQKSIQSEPKDALPGSQEEGEKRENINPSGAGNISGKKRILTADSVVPKGKKVKIVKTSSKPQGSLLSFFKPKLTNAVPPTEATVRQCEKTLDLDEVTSSNNSHKGSTTREDVLSVTGRITEDTELVCDSSPQLCTSSTTEDNDKQMKTKSEPLTSQTTVGHLAAKKGASSVFWKSVLHGPPPPPSCKVHGEPCVLRTVKKEGPNMGKQFFVCARPQGHASNPEARCNFFAWVEKGK; encoded by the exons ATGAAGGTCGTCACTTGGAATATAAATGGCATCAGGACGTTCAGAGGCGGAATCAAAAAGGCTCTTGATTCACTGGACGCAGATGTTATATGTGTTCAGGAGACAAAAGTGACAA GAGACTTGCTTGATGAAAGAACTGCAATTGTTGACGGCTACAACTCCTATTTCAGCTTCAGTCGAGGACGCAGCGGCTACTCAG GGGTTGCCACTTACTGTAAGGACAGTGCCACTCCATTTGCTGCTGAGGAGGGTCTCACAGGTCTGCTGACCAACCATGAAGGGGCTGTTGGATGCTACGGTGACCATACTGAGTTTTCTagcgaggagctgcagcttttaGACAATGAAGGACGAGCTGTTGTCACACAGCACAGAGtcat GTGTCAGGACAAAATGCAAACCGTTACTGTAATTAATGTATACTGTCCACGAGCTGACCCTGAAAAGCCGGAGCGAAAGCAGTTCAAACTGCAGTTCTACAAGCTGCTTCAGTGTCGGGCTGAAACAATACTGAAAGATGGGAG cCATGTGATTGTTTTAGGAGATGTAAATACATCTCACCGACCAATAGACCACTGTGACCCCAGTGACATT GATGGTTTTGAGGAAAATCCTGGCAGGAAATGGCTGAATGGCTTTTTGCATGGTTGCGCACACGAGGAAAGTAATGAGGAGGAACCTGATGAAGCATCTGAGGTAACTGATACTACCCACAGTGGAAAATTTATGGATACCTTTCGCTATTTCCACCCAACTCGCACCAACGCCTTCACGTGCTGGTCCACTCTCACTGGAGCTCGGCAGACCAACTATGGCACACGCATTGACTACATATTTGCTGACTGTCAGCTAGCCAAGGAGCAGTTTTTGGCAACGGACATCATGCCAGAGGTGGAAGGGTCAGACCACTGCCCTGTGTGGGGGCAACTGAGCTGCTCTCTCTTGTCCAGCTCCAAGCCTCCTCCCCTCTGCACACGCTACCTGCCAGAGTTTGCAGGCAAGCAGCAGAAACTCTCCCGCTTCCTTGTTAAGGTGGACCAGAAATCAATTCAATCGGAGCCAAAGGATGCATTACCTGGATCTCaagaagagggggaaaaaagggagaatATAAACCCCTCTGGAGCTGGAAACATCTCTGGTAAAAAGCGAATATTGACAGCAGACTCTGTTGTCCCAAAGGGGAAAAAGGTTAAGATAGTAAAGACTTCTTCAAAGCCACAGGGCAGCctcctttcctttttcaaaCCAAAGCTCACAAACGCGGTTCCCCCCACTGAAGCAACTGTCAGGCAGTGTGAAAAAACACTCGACCTGGATGAAGTAACCTCATCAAACAATTCCCACAAAGGGTCCACAACTAGAGAAGATGTGTTGTCAGTCACAGGAAGGATAACTGAGGATACTGAGCTTGTCTGTGATAGTTCACCACAGCTGTGCACCAGCAGTACCACAGAGGACAATGACAAACAGATGAAGACTAAATCTGAACCTTTAACCTCTCAGACCACTGTGGGACACTTGGCTGCAAAAAAAGGGGCATCATCAGTGTTTTGGAAGTCAGTGCTTCATGGACCGCCTCCACCACCTTCCTGTAAAGTGCACGGGGAACCCTGTGTGCTCCGTACTGTAAAAAAGGAGGGGCCAAACATGGGCAAGCAGTTCTTTGTGTGTGCCCGTCCTCAGGGACATGCTTCCAACCCTGAGGCTCGGTGTAATTTCTTTGCGTGGGTTGAAAAGGGG